In Equus quagga isolate Etosha38 chromosome 18, UCLA_HA_Equagga_1.0, whole genome shotgun sequence, the sequence aatttccttttttttttcttttcaatgtgCTTGGTCTATGAAATTCTTGGTCCAGATGTTCTCGGGAACCACATTTGGTTCTGCTTTCTGTGGTTTACAGTGCCTAACAGCAGACATTGGAGGTGAACGCGTCTGCTATCCAGGGGGCAGCGGGGCAGGAGGATAATGTGTGTGGGCCCAGAGCAGGTAGAGCGGGGGCCGGGCGGGCAGGGCAGAAGTAATGGGCCCCTGGTCTTGCTCGTCCTTCCTCCTTCTGCATACCAGGTCCCACCCCACCATCCTGGACATTCCTAACCGGCTCTATTATGACGGGGAGCTGCAGGCCTGTGCTGATGTTGTGGACCGAGAGCGCTTCTGCCGCTGGGAGGGTCTGCCTCGACAGGTGAGGCTGAGCAGGGCAGGGGCTCAGGCTCCCACCCCTGGACCCTAACTTCCCTCCTACGGAAGGTAGGGGGTAGGAGGGGCCTCTGGGTAGAAGCTATAGGCCCCTCTCTGTCACCTTGGCCTGGGATCCCACATTCCCTGGAtgggtttgggggtgggagggaagggaggcagggaggttcGGCTGAGGGTTTCCCCTGACCCCATGTCCAGGGCTTTCCCATCATCTTTCATGGCGTAATGGGCAAGGATGAGCGTGAGGGCAATAGCCCGTCCTTCTTCAACCCCGAAGAGGCTGCCACAGTGACTTCCTACCTGAAGCTGCTCCTGGCCCCCTCCTCCAAGAAGGGCAAAGCCCGCCTGAGCCCCCGAAGCGTGGGCGTCATCTCCCCATACCGGAAGCAGGTCAGGCCCTCAGTTCCCATCAGGGTTGGGACCCGCTAGATGGTACCTCCTTCGTAGCCAGACCAGTAGGCGCAGGTTCCAGGAGCTCAGGCCTCCGCTGGCCCCATATCTCAAAAGAGCTCAGATGTCAGCGGCCCCCTCCCTTTTtgcccccagctccctggcctcctgcctggctccctcttGCATTGGAGTAATGGCATGAGAGAAAGGCACCTGTCCCCATCTTCCAGGTGGAGAAAATCCGTTATTGCATCACCAAACTTGACAAGGAGCTTCGGGGATTGGATGACATCAAGGACTTGAAGGTGACACTCAACTGCTTTTTCACAGTCCCTTCCTGCCTTGTGCCCCTCACTTCTCTGCTTCCTGAGACAACCTCAGGCTCTTGCTCTGATGCTCCAGGCCAGCAAAtgtccccgccccacccctgATGCCTGAGACGGAACCCAAGCCTCTCACTTCTGGAGCTCCCGCCTTGTAGGTCTGGGATGGGATCAGGAAGCCTACGTGCTTAGAAAACACCCGACATGATTCCTACGATCAGGCTGGTTTAAGGCCTTTGCCCtaaggataaagtccaaactctccAACTTGTCCCACCTGTCATGAGTGTCCCCGCTCACCTCTCCCACCCTTTGAGTCAGTCAGTAGCTTGACTCTTGTCTCAGGTGGTGGTTCTCAGCCCCAGCTGCagataagaatcacctggagagcctTCGGTACAGGGCGCCAGGGCCCCACCCAACCACTTAACACAGCTGTCTGGGAGCAGAGCCAGGGCGCTGGTACTTTTTACAGCCCCTCAGGTGATCTAGTCTGCAGCCAGGGCTGAAAACGGGCTTTAAGATTTAGAGGCCTCTCCCTTGGAAATTCTGATTCAGGGGGtctggttgtatatttttaacaagtacTTAGGGATTATCTTCgggaaagtttgaaaaacactgctctgAGTTTCCACGTTCTTTGCAACCCTGTTTTCTTTGGTTAGATCACTTTGCACCTCCCGCTCTAACTGGATTCACCCTTCAGGTTTCAGCTTCCTCGGCATCCTCCGGTCCTCCTTCCTGCCCCGGTCAGGACACTCACTCACTCCGTGAACTTCTCCACACCCCCTTGGAGCTGAAGCCCTCTGAGGCAGGGCTTGTCCCTCTGGTTCCCTTTGAGCCCTTGGGCTCATGCCTTGGCTCTCCCCCATCTAGGTGGGCTCCGTGGAAGAGTTCCAAGGCCAAGAACGGAGCGTCATCCTCATCTCCACCGTGCGAAGCAGCCAGAGCTTTGTGCAGCTGGATCTGGACTTCAACCTGGGTTTCCTAAAGAACCCCAAGGTTTGAGGGCAGGTGGGTGACTGGAgctcttccttccttggggcCCTTCCCTCCTGTGACCCCCACCACTTCTTCCTTCAGAGGTTCAACGTGGCTGTGACCCGGGCAAAGGCCTTGCTCATCGTGGTGGGCAACCCGCTCCTCCTGGGCCATGACCCCGACTGGAAAACGTGAGCATTCCCACCTTGTAAATCCTTCTTGGTGGCCACATCCCCCAGCCTAGGGCAGGTGGATCTTCATTAAGCAAGTCTTCGTGGCTCAGTTAATCCTCAGGTCTGTTCATCTTCATAATAACCCCGTTTAAGTTACCTGACAGtcagaggttaagcaacttgcccaaaggcTGCTGTAGCAGGACCAAGGCTTAGCGTCCGGCCTCTGATGCTCCTCATCCAGGCCTGTgcagctgtgtgtgtgcatgtccgTGTTCCCCACAGATTCCTGGAGTTCTGTAAAGAAAATGGGGGGTACACCGGGTGCCCCTTCCCTGCCAAACTGGACCTGCAACAGGGACAGAACTTACTCCAAGGTCTGAGCAAGCTCAGCCCCTCTACCTCAGGTATGGCTGGGCCGGGGTGGGCCAGGTAAGGGACAGGGCTAGGGGAGGAGGTAAGGAAGAGAAAGCTCACCTCCTTTCTTTCTAGGGCCCCAGAGTCATGACTACCTCccccaggagagggagggtgacGGCGGCCTGTCCCTGCAAGTGGAGCCAGAGTGGAGGAATGAGCTCTAAAGACACGCAGCGGCCTTCTCACACCAGCCAAGCCTTAATCGCCCTCCCGACCCTGAACCAGAACCCAGCCAAGCTGCCCCTCCAAGGGACCggaaggctgggggagggagttTACAACCCAAGCCattccaccccctcccctgctGGAGAGAATGACACATCAAGCTGCTAACaattgggggaagggggaggaagaaaaactCTGTAAACAAAACCTTATTCTATGCAAAAGCCTCCATGTCTCCTCGCCTGGCCTCAGCTTCCTGAGCTCTCAAGCTGGCCCCCCCAGGGAAGGATGGGACTCTCACACCCCGCCCAGGGccatctccccatccccactAGAGAGGAACCCAGCCCCCATGTCTGGGGGAGGATAGCCagtgggagggggcagagaagcCACCCACAGGTTTCTAAGTTTAGCCTCTGCTCCAGACCACTCCCCTCACCCGCCTCCCAGGCCCAGAGCCAGGCATGACCTCATGCTTGCCTCCAAGACTGCACCCTTCTGCCCGGGAGTCCTGCCTTTGCAGACAGGGGGCTAGCCTGGCCAGCAACTTGGAGAGATGGGACTCCAGGCTCACAGCCAAGACAGGGACcaggagagaaagacaagaaactGCTACGCACATGTTGGAGCCTGTGGCCTTTATTCATGCCCCCTACTAAGTATAGCCAGAGACAAGGCCCCTGCCCAAAGCAGAAACACCAGGGGCTCGAGATTACACCCTCCCAGTGCCCTACCCCAGACACTTCTGTGAGCCAGGTGTGTCTAAAGTGCTGGTGTGTGATGATCCTCTGGGGAAGGCCAAAGGGATCAGGGATCAGAAGCCCACCCCTGGACtgaggcagcaggaggaaggactCTACTCTGGAAGGACAGGGCATAGCCGTAGgttcccagagctgggagggagggcgGTCTACACCACCGGAAATCAATGcagtcctggggctggaggaactGAAGAAGGGAACCTTGGGCATGGAGCCCTAAGATgatggggctggggggtgggtagTTTCTGTACCCCTGTGAAGAGAGCGGGGAAGTAGGGGAAGCCTTGGGCATCTCAGAGGATGGGACATCCCCTCCGGCGCTTATTCTTGCGGACCTGgaggccagccctagtggccaTCTCGAATACCTCCCGCACCCCCTCCTTGGTCTTGGCTGAGCACTCGAGGTAGCCAAAGGCACTGATCCGGTTCGCCATGTCCCGGCCTTCCTCGGATCGAACCGGCTCCTGGGAAGACGGAAGGTGAGAGGTCAAAGGAAGCTGGTAGCTAGGTGCACCTCTGACCACCTCAACTATAAGTGTAACTAAAATATCTCCTCTAGCCCTGACCGCACAAAGCACCCAAACCCTAGCCACCCTGGGCGGCTTTAGGGAGGCACTCAAGAGTCACAGTTACATTGAAAATTCTCTCCAGCAGCCCTATACCCAACAGTGTGCCGTTCTCATGCCTGAGTGAGGATCTGGCATCTCCTAACCGACCCCCCCCCACCTCCATTCTCCTTCCCAATCCATCTTCTGTGGCTGCCAGAATAATTTTAACAAGCAGACCTGACTGTGTCTGTGCCCAGTTTAAAACCTTGCCATGACTGTCCTCGCAGGATCGTCTATATTCCTTATCCTGGCAGCTTTCTCTAATAAACACTCATCTTCTGGTTAGAGACCCATGTACCAGGTGCCCAAATAagccatctccctccctctgggccttTCTCCCAGCCACTTAAAATAATGCCCGCCCTCCCACATGCACGTCAGGCCACACCTCCCCAGGTATGCTGGGAGGGCGTGCCCTGCACACCCCAAGGGAACCATCTGATGAGAAGCTGTCTCCCTGAGGAAAGGGACTTCCTCATCTGACTGAACAGCCCCAAGTCCAAACAGAATGGacaacagatgaataaattagAATGCCAGTGGCCTTAAACAAACCACTCTGTGACAACTGCATCAGATACTGGGTCAGGCACTAGGGCCCTTCTGGCTCTTCCTCACCAGGGTGCAGACTACAAGGAGTAGGAGGTGGATACCACCATCCCCCCTAGCACAGGGCAGTCAGCCAGAGAGCGGGCTCCCTTTCCCAGCCTACAACCCCTCAGAGAACACTTTCCCACCAGGGCTTCTGGCCTGGCAGCCCCACCCACCTGCTTCATCTTGGCCAGCTCTCTCCTGGTATGCTCATCTTGCCTCAGGTCCTTCTTATTCCCCACTAGGATGATGGGCACATTGGGGCAGAAGTGCTTCACCTCCGGGGTCCATTTCTCAGGAATGTTCTCTGCAGAGATGTGTCCGAAAAGACGTTGGTCCCTCCTCTCAAGCTAGAAAGCTCCTGAGGGAAGGGGGGCCACCTTGTCTCCCCCTAGCAGTCTTAGAGGCTATTCAGCATGAAAGTCCCTTTCACAGCTCAATACCTCACCCCCCCACAGTACCCTCTGAGCCTTCCCAAGGGCCAGAGTTGCAGTGAAGGAGGCTGacagccccctccctgctcccacacaGCCTTCGCCTCTGAGGACGGCTGAAATGAGCCAAGGCAAGGGATACCTCTGGTTGGTTGATCCCAAGGGGTTCTCGATTCCCTCCCTCCAGTGCCTTCAGCCCCACCTCACCCAGGCTGTCGGGGCTGTCAATGGAGAAGCACATGAGGATGACGTCCGTGTCTGGGTAGGAGAGAGGCCGCAGGCGATCATAGTCTTCCTGCCCTGCTGTGTCCCACAGAGCCAGCTCCACCTGACACAGGGCCAGCGAGCAGCGGTCTGAGGGCCCCAGTTAcacccccagcctcccacccAGCTCAAACCACTGGCCCTTCAGGCTTACTGGACATCTATTGAGCACCCTCTACGTGCCAGGGATAGTGCTAATGACTGTCACACGACATAAATTAcgtgagttttttaaaatactgagacatcagtgcttgaTCTTTGTGCAGTTTGTGCAATGGCAAAGTCTGCGATGGCACAGTTGTCATTGTGAGCACCACTGTTTTACTTAATTCTCAGAAAAACCTTTGAAGGAGGCCTTACTCTCCTTCATTGTCCCTACTTTGCAGTCAAGGCGCTTAAGCTCAGAGGCAAGGGGGCTGGGCCCAGATTACAGAGCCAGTGTGTAGAGAGCCAGGTGTATCTAGATGTCCCAAGACTGCAGTTCCACTTCCTAACTTGTACTGGTTCCAGCAGGGAGAGTGGAGCAAGCACTAGGTAGGTGATGAGGAAGGACATGCCCGGTCCAGAAGTGGCAGGGGCGGGGTCCCAAGGTGAGACAGGAAGGGGCTCTTCGCCTCACCTGCTTGCCGTCCACCTCTATGTCTGCGATGTAGTTCTCAAAGACAGTAGGGACGTAGACCTCTGGGAACTGATCCTTGCTGAAGACGATGAGGAGGCAAGTCTTCCCACAGGCCCCATCCCCCACAATCACCAGCTTCTTTCGGATCGCAGCCATGGCTGGGGCTGGCAGGGAAAAGGCAATGGACATTTTGGGAAAAGCCAACAAATCCAAAAACACCTCTGCGGCCCCCAAGACCTCCCTGGAAACTGACGCATCCagcaaaggagggaagggaggcaaaAGGGACCTGTTCAGGCATGTTCTGGCCAAGAACCAACTGTTCAGGCAACTAAGCTTGAAATTCCTAATCTCGGGGTCAGGGACAGGTCTCCCCAACAGGTCAGAATACAGAAGTGGGAGGTGGAAGAACCACCCACCTGGGAGCCAAGAAAACATGAGTTCTTATCCAACCTACCCACCAACTGTGGGACCCTGGACACCCAGAGGGGTGCTCAGGGATCAGGGACAAGTCCAGAAGGGTCAGCTTTTATCTGCTATACAGCCATGCGTCACTTAACAaggggatgcattctgagaaatgcgtcgtcaGGCGATTTCGTCGTTGGGCAAGCATCAGAGTGTACTCACACTCTAGCTGGTGTGTACCTAGATGAcacagcctcctacacacctgGGCCAcgtggtactaatctcatgggaccaccgtcatatatgtggtccgctattgaccaaaacatcattatgtggcgcCTAACTGTCCATATCAGGGTTTCAAGTCAGATTTCATTTGTTACCAGGAATTTGatacttttaaactttaataatGGCTGAGGTCCAATCTAGAACACACTGTCCCTCACTCGACACTAGTCATGCCTGCCCAGTCACAAATGAGGAGTCCCTCTCCAAGACCACAGCTAGCAGACCCAGCTATGAGAGTGGCGGGTAAGGAAAAGAATAGTTATCCAGgcactaggtgccaggcactgtgttgggcaTTTTGACAAAAATCATCTCTCGCCGTCCCCAGAAGCCTGGAAGAGAGATGGTGCGCTTCCCATTTTGAGAAACTAGGAGtgaggcacagtgaggttaagACATGCTCAGAGTCGTGGCAGGGACAGCACTCAAAGCAGGGCTGTGTGACTCGAAAGTCTGTTGCCTTTTCTACATATCACCCCAGAGGTGGGacggagagcagagggagggaatcCCAGACAGAGGGCAGTGGCAGCAGCCAGCCGGCTTCTCTGGCCCACCCAAAACtggtccccaaagccccaagtgACACAAAGGAGGCTCAGTCCCAGCAGTGCCCACAGCCCACATTCGGGCAGCCTGccttcctccccccttcctcctgggcctggcaGCAACACTGGGTCACTCAGCCCGAGGCAGGGGACAATGACCACACTGTAGGGAGCCACTCATCCACCACAGCAGAGTGACTGAGAATAATCCACTAGGGAAACACCTCcacccactcccttc encodes:
- the RHOC gene encoding rho-related GTP-binding protein RhoC, which translates into the protein MAAIRKKLVIVGDGACGKTCLLIVFSKDQFPEVYVPTVFENYIADIEVDGKQVELALWDTAGQEDYDRLRPLSYPDTDVILMCFSIDSPDSLENIPEKWTPEVKHFCPNVPIILVGNKKDLRQDEHTRRELAKMKQEPVRSEEGRDMANRISAFGYLECSAKTKEGVREVFEMATRAGLQVRKNKRRRGCPIL